The following coding sequences are from one Paenibacillus tundrae window:
- a CDS encoding Yip1 family protein, translating into MKQDYIKFPLHLIFHPIDAFWDLKSDNRGRLAVAFSALMLTIIIMILQKQYAGFLVNYSDPRTLNSIQEILTIVVPFFLWCTANWAITTLMEGEGKFKEIVLATGYSLIPLILIYAPMIVISRFMVQEETAFYYLLTTIAFIWFVLLLFIGTMTVHQYTVIKTVITMVLTVIVMGIIIFLGALVFSMLQQLFEFGYNIYRELIFRT; encoded by the coding sequence GTGAAGCAGGATTACATTAAGTTTCCGTTGCACCTCATTTTTCACCCCATTGATGCATTCTGGGATCTGAAGTCAGATAACCGGGGTAGGTTAGCTGTTGCTTTTAGTGCACTTATGCTGACGATTATCATTATGATTTTGCAAAAACAGTACGCGGGTTTTCTAGTCAACTATTCGGATCCGCGGACACTGAACAGCATTCAGGAGATCTTAACGATTGTTGTACCGTTCTTTCTCTGGTGCACAGCCAATTGGGCCATCACAACCCTAATGGAGGGGGAAGGCAAGTTCAAAGAAATTGTGCTTGCCACAGGTTACTCGCTCATCCCACTTATTTTGATTTATGCACCGATGATTGTGATTAGTCGGTTTATGGTTCAGGAAGAAACAGCTTTTTATTATCTGCTGACAACGATTGCTTTTATCTGGTTTGTGCTCTTGTTGTTCATCGGTACAATGACGGTTCATCAGTACACTGTTATCAAAACCGTTATTACGATGGTGCTGACCGTTATTGTTATGGGGATCATCATTTTCCTTGGAGCGCTAGTGTTTAGCATGCTTCAGCAATTATTCGAATTTGGCTACAACATCTATCGTGAATTGATCTTTCGGACATAA
- a CDS encoding extracellular solute-binding protein gives MAGILQRKKWILPAVMVIAAAGVIFYFTSGTDAESADVPPGGLPAIEVDAILQQTRQKKGYEQYLSKVGEAARPNVDITIEAGEYTRASGGEVRTLDHYEGLEGTSLHTGETGEVDWMISVPESGWYNLSATYFPVEGKSSAIERALYIDGELPFAEAAYLQFDRVWSNEKEEVQQDNQGNDLRPKQVEKPRWIEEIFQDSDGYEQAPFKFYLEKGEHTLTLKSSREPMVIRSLRLFNDQSIAPYSELAQAQNSDSFPKPKDVLIRIEGEAAVAKSSPTLYPTSERSSSAVSPYSASQVRINTIGGYNWRLPGQWIEWEVDVPEDGLYHIGFTAQQNFVKGIYSTRKLTIDGEVPFAEMMKAPFRYQSDYRVDVMGGDDPYKFLLEKGKHVIRLENSLGDFAPLIRNVEDSLYNLNSMYRRILMITGTKPDEFRDYRVEKQIPNLLEVFSGESERLKEVAAQLRILSGQSSDQEALIKTMAQQLDEMIEKPDTIPRRLAAYKTNTGGLGTWVQQAREQPLEIDALYVTSLDRNIPETGMGPMAKIGHEAKTFYNSFFIDYNQIGNVATSADQRTVTVWIGSGRDQANTMKAMIDETFTPESGINVNLKLVNMGTLLPATLSGEGPDIAMQIGNDLPVNFAMRNSAMDLTQFSDYDAVEQEFRESAIVPYAYDSGVYALPETQTFNMLFYRKDVLAELGLEVPQTWDDVESLLAILSKNHMEFGMPIVTQANMQGVNIPPNSQYATMLLQNGGAFYRNNDKESDLDSRVGIETFKKWTEFYTDYKLEREYDFANRFRTGQMPIGLTDYTMYNQLSVFAPEIRGLWGFVPVPGTVQEDGTLNRDTPGGGTAVMMLQSAKDQEAAWEFMKWWTSTPIQAEFGREMEGLMGAAARYPTANIKALDSLPWPAEDYANLKAQFETVKGIPEVPGGYFTGRHLFNAFYKTVVGQVEARESIMDYTQYIQDEIRIKRNEFGLP, from the coding sequence ATGGCTGGAATTCTACAACGAAAGAAATGGATCCTGCCTGCCGTAATGGTCATCGCAGCAGCCGGGGTGATTTTTTATTTCACATCGGGGACAGATGCGGAAAGTGCGGATGTTCCACCCGGCGGTTTGCCGGCCATTGAAGTGGATGCTATCTTGCAGCAGACAAGGCAGAAGAAGGGGTATGAGCAATATTTGTCTAAGGTAGGCGAAGCTGCTCGGCCGAATGTGGATATTACGATTGAAGCTGGGGAGTATACACGAGCCAGTGGCGGTGAGGTGCGGACACTCGATCATTACGAGGGCCTGGAAGGAACATCGCTACATACGGGTGAGACCGGAGAGGTCGACTGGATGATCAGCGTACCAGAATCGGGATGGTACAACCTTTCTGCAACGTATTTCCCTGTAGAGGGCAAGAGTTCCGCGATTGAGCGTGCACTGTACATTGATGGTGAACTTCCGTTTGCGGAAGCCGCCTATTTGCAGTTTGATCGGGTATGGAGCAATGAGAAGGAAGAGGTTCAGCAGGATAACCAAGGGAATGATCTTCGACCTAAACAGGTGGAGAAACCGCGTTGGATCGAAGAGATATTTCAGGATTCGGACGGTTACGAACAAGCACCATTTAAGTTTTATTTGGAAAAAGGGGAGCATACGCTAACGCTGAAATCTTCTCGGGAACCGATGGTTATACGCTCGTTACGACTGTTCAATGACCAATCGATAGCTCCGTATTCGGAGCTGGCACAAGCACAGAATAGCGATTCATTCCCAAAACCGAAGGATGTGCTCATTCGCATAGAAGGGGAGGCAGCTGTTGCCAAGTCTTCTCCAACGTTATATCCAACTAGCGAAAGATCAAGTTCAGCAGTGTCTCCTTACAGCGCTTCCCAGGTACGAATCAATACGATTGGCGGCTATAACTGGCGTTTGCCGGGACAATGGATTGAATGGGAAGTGGATGTGCCGGAGGATGGACTTTATCATATCGGATTTACGGCGCAGCAAAATTTTGTGAAAGGGATCTATTCCACTCGTAAGCTGACCATTGATGGCGAGGTTCCATTTGCCGAAATGATGAAAGCTCCTTTTCGGTATCAGAGCGATTATCGTGTAGATGTGATGGGTGGAGATGATCCTTATAAGTTCTTGCTGGAAAAGGGCAAACATGTTATTCGGCTGGAGAACAGTCTGGGGGACTTCGCACCACTTATCCGCAATGTAGAGGATAGCTTATACAATCTGAACTCTATGTACCGGCGAATTCTGATGATCACAGGTACTAAGCCTGATGAGTTCAGGGATTACCGGGTGGAGAAACAGATTCCGAATCTGCTGGAAGTGTTCAGTGGAGAGAGTGAGCGTTTGAAGGAAGTTGCCGCTCAGCTTCGCATCTTATCCGGTCAATCGAGTGATCAGGAAGCGCTGATCAAAACGATGGCGCAACAGCTCGATGAGATGATTGAGAAGCCGGATACCATTCCGAGAAGACTCGCTGCTTACAAAACAAATACAGGTGGACTCGGTACATGGGTGCAGCAAGCGAGAGAGCAACCACTGGAGATTGATGCACTCTACGTTACATCGCTAGATCGTAACATTCCTGAAACGGGCATGGGACCAATGGCCAAGATCGGGCATGAAGCGAAAACGTTCTACAATTCATTTTTCATCGATTATAACCAGATCGGAAACGTTGCTACATCAGCGGATCAGCGGACAGTCACTGTCTGGATCGGTAGTGGGCGAGATCAAGCGAACACGATGAAAGCAATGATTGATGAGACGTTCACACCTGAGAGCGGCATCAATGTCAATCTGAAGCTAGTGAATATGGGAACGTTGTTGCCAGCGACATTATCAGGCGAAGGGCCAGACATTGCGATGCAGATTGGTAATGATTTGCCTGTGAACTTTGCGATGCGGAATTCGGCAATGGATCTGACACAGTTTAGTGATTATGACGCGGTGGAACAGGAGTTTAGGGAAAGTGCAATTGTTCCATATGCCTATGATTCTGGTGTGTATGCACTCCCCGAAACGCAGACGTTCAATATGTTGTTCTATCGTAAAGATGTGCTTGCTGAACTCGGTCTTGAGGTGCCTCAGACGTGGGATGATGTGGAGAGCTTACTTGCGATCCTGAGCAAAAATCATATGGAATTTGGCATGCCGATCGTAACACAGGCGAACATGCAAGGTGTCAATATTCCGCCGAACTCACAATACGCAACGATGCTGTTGCAAAATGGCGGTGCGTTCTATCGAAATAACGATAAGGAATCGGATCTGGATTCTCGCGTCGGAATTGAGACGTTCAAGAAATGGACGGAGTTCTATACGGATTACAAGCTGGAACGAGAATATGATTTTGCCAATCGATTCCGTACCGGACAGATGCCTATTGGCTTGACGGATTACACGATGTATAACCAGTTATCTGTCTTTGCACCTGAGATTCGTGGCCTGTGGGGATTCGTGCCCGTGCCGGGAACTGTACAGGAAGATGGAACACTGAACCGCGATACGCCAGGTGGTGGTACTGCGGTCATGATGCTACAGAGTGCGAAGGATCAAGAGGCTGCATGGGAATTTATGAAATGGTGGACCAGTACACCGATTCAAGCGGAATTCGGACGTGAGATGGAAGGTTTAATGGGAGCCGCTGCACGTTATCCGACTGCGAATATAAAAGCTTTGGATTCACTTCCATGGCCTGCTGAGGATTACGCTAATTTGAAGGCGCAATTCGAAACGGTAAAAGGTATTCCTGAAGTGCCCGGCGGTTACTTTACAGGACGCCATCTGTTTAATGCGTTTTACAAAACAGTCGTAGGTCAGGTGGAAGCAAGGGAATCCATTATGGACTACACCCAGTATATTCAGGACGAGATTCGGATCAAGCGTAATGAATTTGGTCTTCCGTAA
- a CDS encoding ABC transporter substrate-binding protein encodes MIRKRSFFPILLLVFMLIVSACSGGGTAQNATEQEGTANSGNTTETVEASTEAEEPAADVPNLNGRVIKIAAWWDLKPAGETASDKARLDKIAEVEKKYNVTIEFVNVPFEEYMNKFTTTALAGEPFADIVQMEYKSALPAVLKGQLLPISEFTTSENNINQEANLMTRFPSIAGNDYAFDSPTSIGLGLHYNRDLFKKLSLPDPQELYNNGEWNWDKFMELAKQATKDTDNDGKIDVYGYSGWAIDALRHFTAANGGTIVDDENSKEGLSDPKTIEAAEFIKRLYNVENVVKVKTGDKTNWEESNTFKDGDVALFTAAEWQLGDLTFAAGVVPIPNGPQGDKSVTYANNAAAAKFIPKGVEDPKIVYQIYEETFYIPQIEEYPGQDYLESLYSDEKDIAMIREHIAGTGRILLDDAYAGYPIGDYVNDIIKNNASVTATAEKYKAQAQAAVDKLSKQ; translated from the coding sequence ATGATTAGAAAACGGAGCTTTTTTCCTATTCTTTTATTGGTGTTCATGCTTATTGTATCCGCTTGCAGTGGAGGCGGAACAGCGCAGAACGCCACGGAACAGGAAGGTACGGCGAATTCAGGCAATACCACAGAAACGGTAGAAGCAAGCACAGAGGCTGAAGAGCCTGCAGCTGATGTTCCGAATCTTAATGGTCGTGTCATTAAGATCGCAGCATGGTGGGATCTAAAACCAGCTGGAGAGACTGCGTCTGACAAAGCACGTCTGGACAAAATTGCTGAGGTTGAGAAAAAATACAACGTGACCATCGAATTCGTGAATGTACCGTTTGAAGAGTACATGAACAAATTCACAACGACTGCTCTTGCTGGCGAGCCGTTTGCGGATATTGTACAGATGGAATATAAATCTGCACTCCCGGCTGTACTTAAAGGGCAGTTATTGCCAATCTCTGAGTTTACCACTAGTGAGAACAACATCAATCAGGAAGCTAACCTGATGACTAGATTCCCGTCCATTGCAGGTAATGATTACGCATTTGACTCACCGACAAGTATTGGTCTGGGTCTTCACTATAACCGTGATTTATTCAAGAAGCTATCGCTTCCTGATCCACAGGAACTGTACAACAACGGTGAGTGGAATTGGGATAAATTCATGGAACTTGCTAAACAAGCAACCAAAGATACGGATAACGATGGCAAGATCGATGTCTATGGATATTCCGGCTGGGCAATCGATGCACTGCGTCACTTTACGGCAGCCAATGGCGGTACAATCGTAGATGACGAAAATTCCAAAGAAGGCTTGTCTGATCCGAAAACGATTGAAGCAGCTGAATTCATCAAACGCCTGTATAACGTGGAGAATGTGGTGAAAGTGAAAACAGGCGACAAAACGAACTGGGAAGAAAGTAACACATTCAAGGACGGAGACGTTGCTCTTTTCACTGCGGCAGAATGGCAATTAGGAGATCTGACCTTCGCTGCTGGCGTAGTACCTATTCCGAATGGTCCTCAGGGCGATAAGTCTGTAACGTATGCAAACAATGCGGCAGCAGCGAAGTTTATTCCTAAAGGGGTAGAAGATCCGAAGATTGTATACCAAATCTATGAAGAGACCTTCTACATTCCACAGATTGAAGAATACCCAGGGCAAGATTACCTGGAAAGTCTCTACTCAGACGAGAAGGACATCGCGATGATTCGTGAGCATATCGCTGGCACAGGTCGCATCTTGCTGGATGATGCCTATGCGGGTTATCCAATCGGTGATTATGTAAACGATATCATCAAAAACAATGCATCCGTTACGGCAACAGCAGAGAAGTATAAAGCACAGGCTCAAGCTGCTGTGGATAAGCTCAGTAAACAATAA
- a CDS encoding LacI family DNA-binding transcriptional regulator, giving the protein MMKTKVTIQEIAHFTGLSKFAVSRALSGKSGVSDQTRDVILKAAGKLGYFKDNAALSGDVHNSNDLNDPQNIRWSGTILILFPNVRYQNQESVYWGPVFNGISSRLNQKGINILTLTEPSADQLFTLLNPDAIRGIITVGSISTPILLEIKRLGIPVVMVDHLDPVFHSDSIFTDNFASMRDIMLYLLRKGFKRFQFVGNIHDAHSFYERWLAYSSVLMGHGIELNQIPELSSPDLEDFRKTFSSLFNESNLPEVFVCANDFYALSTIETLEGMGIRVPDQCVVTGFDNVYNDIPVLASVNVNKELLGARAVDQMLWRIINPESNVEKKLILADVIIREQFGRHSG; this is encoded by the coding sequence ATGATGAAGACGAAGGTAACAATCCAGGAAATTGCACACTTTACGGGTTTGTCGAAATTTGCGGTTTCACGCGCGTTGTCTGGAAAATCAGGAGTTAGTGACCAGACACGGGATGTTATCCTTAAAGCCGCCGGCAAGCTTGGATATTTCAAAGATAACGCTGCGTTATCTGGGGATGTCCACAATAGTAATGATCTTAATGATCCACAAAACATACGTTGGAGCGGGACGATTTTGATTTTGTTTCCTAACGTCCGTTATCAGAATCAGGAATCCGTGTACTGGGGACCCGTCTTTAATGGGATATCCTCCCGGCTCAATCAGAAGGGGATTAATATCCTGACACTGACAGAGCCTTCTGCTGACCAATTATTCACATTATTAAATCCAGATGCCATTCGCGGCATTATTACGGTGGGCTCCATCTCCACACCGATCCTGCTTGAAATTAAACGGTTGGGCATACCTGTGGTCATGGTCGATCATCTAGATCCCGTCTTCCATAGTGACAGTATTTTCACAGATAATTTTGCATCGATGCGTGACATTATGCTCTACCTGCTTCGTAAGGGGTTCAAACGTTTCCAGTTTGTAGGTAACATCCATGATGCACACAGCTTCTATGAACGCTGGCTTGCCTACAGCTCAGTCCTTATGGGACACGGAATTGAACTCAACCAGATTCCCGAGCTTAGCAGCCCAGATCTTGAGGACTTTCGTAAGACCTTCAGTTCACTGTTTAACGAGTCCAATTTGCCTGAAGTATTTGTGTGCGCCAATGACTTCTATGCCCTCTCTACCATTGAGACATTAGAAGGTATGGGCATCCGTGTACCTGATCAATGTGTTGTCACGGGTTTTGATAATGTATACAACGACATTCCTGTGCTCGCTAGTGTGAACGTCAACAAGGAGTTGCTTGGTGCGCGTGCAGTGGATCAGATGTTATGGCGCATTATTAATCCCGAAAGTAATGTAGAAAAAAAGCTTATTCTCGCAGATGTTATTATTCGAGAACAGTTCGGCCGACATAGCGGCTGA
- a CDS encoding carbohydrate ABC transporter permease, producing MGMKSWWSWKLQEMKASKHSYVLLAPYMILFIMFTVIPVVISIILSFTYFNMLEFPKFIGWQNYTRLFLEDDVFLIAIKNTLLFAIITGPISYIACFVFAWIINELTPKWRAFMTLIFYAPSISGNVYFIWLMIFSGDRYGIANGLLIKWGFLLEPIQWLKTEAYIMPILILVQLWLSLGTGFLAFIAGLQTVDRTLYEAGAVDGIKNRWQELWYITLPSMRPQLMFGAVIQLTTSFAVADVSIALAGFPSVNYAAETVVTHLIDFGTTRFEMGYASAIATVLFMIMVGTNLLVQKLLRRVGE from the coding sequence ATGGGCATGAAATCATGGTGGAGCTGGAAGCTCCAGGAAATGAAGGCCAGCAAACATTCCTATGTGCTGCTCGCTCCGTATATGATCCTGTTCATCATGTTCACCGTGATTCCCGTTGTCATCTCAATCATATTGAGTTTCACCTATTTTAACATGCTGGAATTTCCGAAGTTTATTGGCTGGCAAAACTATACGCGCTTATTTTTGGAGGATGACGTATTTCTCATTGCGATCAAAAATACGTTGCTGTTTGCCATTATTACAGGGCCGATCAGTTATATTGCTTGTTTCGTGTTTGCTTGGATTATCAATGAGTTGACTCCAAAATGGAGAGCGTTTATGACGTTGATTTTCTACGCGCCCTCCATTTCGGGCAATGTCTATTTTATCTGGCTGATGATCTTCTCGGGAGATCGGTATGGGATTGCGAACGGTCTGTTAATTAAATGGGGATTTCTACTCGAGCCGATCCAATGGTTGAAGACCGAAGCCTACATTATGCCGATCCTCATTCTAGTGCAATTGTGGCTCAGTCTAGGAACAGGATTTCTCGCGTTTATCGCAGGTCTGCAGACGGTAGATCGGACATTGTATGAAGCAGGGGCTGTAGATGGAATCAAGAACCGTTGGCAGGAGTTATGGTACATTACGCTGCCTTCGATGCGTCCACAGCTGATGTTTGGTGCAGTTATTCAATTAACGACCTCCTTCGCGGTAGCGGACGTATCCATTGCGCTTGCAGGCTTCCCGAGTGTTAACTATGCTGCTGAGACGGTTGTTACACATTTGATTGATTTTGGTACCACGCGGTTTGAGATGGGGTATGCCTCAGCCATCGCGACAGTGCTCTTTATGATTATGGTGGGCACGAACTTGCTGGTACAGAAACTTCTGAGAAGGGTGGGAGAGTAA
- a CDS encoding carbohydrate ABC transporter permease, producing the protein MAAITTAKKRVNRSLSGSISLFALLLVFGAFMVLPLIYAINNAFKPLDEIFTFPPTLFVKNPTLSNFTDLLNLLSDSWVPFSRYIFNTVFITGIGIVGHVLLASAAAYPLAKHKFPGKVFMFQVVVLSLMFTPAVTAIPNYMIMSWLGWIDTYWAVIIPAFAYSLGLYLMKQFMEQIPDALLEAAKIDGASEYRIFWSIVMPNVKPAWLTLIILLFQMLWGSDGNGYIYSEQLKTLHYAAGQIIQGGISRAGAGAAVALILMSVPITLFIFSQSRIIETMASSGMKD; encoded by the coding sequence ATGGCCGCCATTACAACAGCCAAAAAGCGGGTGAACCGCTCATTATCCGGAAGCATCTCCCTGTTTGCCCTTCTACTGGTGTTCGGAGCGTTTATGGTACTGCCGCTCATCTATGCGATCAATAATGCGTTCAAGCCACTGGATGAGATCTTTACTTTTCCACCGACCCTATTTGTTAAAAACCCAACGTTAAGCAACTTCACCGATTTGCTGAACCTGCTTAGCGATTCATGGGTTCCATTCTCACGTTATATTTTCAACACGGTATTTATTACAGGAATCGGTATCGTGGGTCACGTGCTGCTGGCTTCTGCGGCAGCTTACCCACTTGCCAAACACAAGTTCCCGGGTAAAGTATTCATGTTTCAGGTGGTTGTACTTTCCCTGATGTTCACACCTGCCGTGACGGCAATCCCGAACTATATGATCATGTCATGGTTAGGATGGATCGATACGTATTGGGCTGTTATCATTCCGGCGTTTGCCTATTCGCTAGGTCTGTATCTCATGAAGCAATTCATGGAACAGATTCCGGATGCATTGCTGGAAGCAGCTAAGATTGATGGCGCAAGTGAGTATCGCATTTTCTGGTCGATCGTCATGCCGAATGTGAAGCCAGCGTGGCTTACTTTGATTATTCTGTTATTCCAGATGCTGTGGGGAAGCGATGGCAATGGATATATCTATAGTGAGCAGTTGAAGACCTTGCATTATGCTGCAGGGCAGATCATTCAAGGCGGAATTTCCCGTGCCGGAGCAGGTGCAGCGGTTGCATTGATCTTGATGAGTGTGCCAATTACGCTGTTTATTTTCTCGCAGAGCCGCATCATTGAGACGATGGCAAGCTCAGGCATGAAGGATTAA
- a CDS encoding DUF4272 domain-containing protein, which translates to MNPLKNCALYSSQFDLEQVHELLRSLYPQDRIELNEDKTHITVTHKKWFSKKTKGFNIMTSRTHPEQFTAMIQGMMNFLGQIDANRPQLQEKVLIKCSTLNMVIGIETDEDISEEFFHELLQLADQLDALIFWGGGSLLNAQGQLLLDTNGDSEVEDYTVTAHPSLLDDARPQSASGIQRKERSERILTKQGIPFNPHLPARAGDEHTRIRTLDEVAKRAVALCLAALKGECLGAGESAEDTAALVQEVIDKYDADSFFSLSERRFIHQHGAEQQEVISFSWGYEAYYVLLWALGYVQELGAPTQLCNVGQAVGYLQQCDTIEEFISQSTFRSASEILDEADLIYRYNWVCVDSRVKETIPPAGLNGGVAYERHRALNWLICYLDQEWDDVRTDT; encoded by the coding sequence GTGAATCCATTGAAAAATTGTGCCTTATACAGCTCACAGTTTGACTTAGAGCAAGTTCATGAGCTTCTTCGGTCATTGTATCCCCAAGATCGGATAGAGCTGAATGAAGATAAAACACATATTACCGTAACTCATAAGAAGTGGTTTAGCAAGAAAACCAAAGGATTCAACATCATGACGAGTCGAACGCATCCGGAACAATTTACAGCTATGATCCAAGGCATGATGAATTTTCTTGGCCAGATTGATGCAAACCGTCCTCAACTCCAGGAGAAAGTATTAATCAAATGCTCGACCTTGAATATGGTTATTGGCATTGAGACGGATGAGGACATATCCGAGGAATTCTTCCATGAGCTGTTGCAACTTGCGGATCAGCTTGATGCACTGATCTTCTGGGGCGGTGGTTCTCTATTGAACGCTCAAGGACAATTGTTACTTGATACGAACGGTGATTCAGAAGTTGAAGATTACACAGTAACCGCACATCCAAGCCTGCTAGATGATGCTCGACCACAGTCTGCATCTGGTATTCAGCGTAAAGAGCGCTCTGAACGTATTTTGACCAAACAGGGCATTCCGTTCAATCCTCATCTACCTGCCAGAGCTGGAGATGAACATACGAGAATCCGAACACTTGACGAAGTGGCAAAGCGAGCAGTAGCTCTATGTCTTGCGGCTCTCAAGGGGGAATGTTTGGGTGCGGGTGAGAGTGCTGAAGATACCGCCGCACTTGTCCAAGAGGTCATTGATAAGTATGATGCGGATTCATTCTTTTCGCTATCAGAGCGAAGGTTTATTCATCAGCATGGAGCGGAGCAGCAGGAGGTAATATCCTTCTCGTGGGGATATGAAGCATATTATGTTCTGCTCTGGGCTCTTGGTTACGTTCAAGAATTAGGGGCTCCAACACAGCTATGTAACGTAGGACAAGCGGTAGGGTACTTGCAGCAATGTGACACAATTGAAGAGTTTATATCCCAATCTACGTTCCGTAGTGCAAGTGAAATCCTAGATGAAGCAGATTTAATCTATCGGTATAACTGGGTCTGCGTAGACAGTCGTGTGAAAGAAACTATACCGCCTGCGGGTCTGAATGGCGGAGTTGCCTACGAACGACATCGGGCATTGAATTGGTTAATCTGTTATCTGGATCAAGAGTGGGATGATGTTAGAACGGATACCTAA
- a CDS encoding NHL repeat-containing protein, producing MARTVKRWLSLLAAVSLLLVNAMPAAASPAPYDSYNYNYWKEAVPSPDAYLPERTISGSDLGIGEFKDPGDINVSSSGQIYILDSGNSRIVVMDANYKLLRVIEGFMLDGSKEAFSVPSGLFVDEAEQIYIADTGNSRVVVLDAEGNLVHTITKPESDILATDFQFQPLKLTVDRVGRVYVVAQGVYEGIMQFDENGQFIGYVGTNKVERDYGEYIWRMFSTKAQRAQMVLFVPTEFSNADIDHKGFVYATNIDPGSNEPIKRLNPSGEDVLKRFGYYDVKGDIRFRNSTGPSKLIDVKVLGNGMYSVLDATQNRVFTYDDEGHLLYIYGGKGNQVGTLKTPVAIEQSGDHSLVLDRGKSNLVVYEPTRFGSTVNQAVALHYQGEDTEAVHLWKEVLKLNANYDIAYIGIGKSLLMEKKNEEALGYFELGMDRKSYSVAFKRHRREVMKENFGTFLTVAIVAVFVLILVRLAVKWKRRRQIDREAGLH from the coding sequence ATGGCACGCACAGTGAAAAGATGGCTAAGTCTTCTGGCGGCAGTATCCCTGTTGCTGGTGAATGCCATGCCTGCGGCAGCCTCCCCGGCGCCGTATGACAGTTATAACTACAACTACTGGAAAGAAGCGGTTCCTTCACCGGATGCTTACCTGCCTGAGCGGACCATTTCAGGCAGTGATCTGGGGATTGGCGAATTCAAAGATCCTGGTGATATCAACGTCTCTTCATCCGGGCAGATCTATATATTGGACAGTGGGAACAGCCGCATCGTTGTCATGGACGCAAACTACAAGCTGTTACGCGTTATTGAAGGTTTTATGCTGGATGGCAGCAAGGAGGCATTTAGCGTTCCAAGCGGACTGTTTGTGGACGAAGCGGAACAGATTTACATTGCTGATACCGGCAACAGTCGTGTCGTTGTGTTAGATGCAGAAGGGAACCTGGTACATACCATTACGAAGCCAGAATCGGACATTTTGGCGACTGATTTTCAGTTTCAGCCTTTGAAGCTGACCGTGGATCGTGTGGGCCGGGTATACGTTGTGGCGCAAGGGGTATATGAAGGCATTATGCAGTTTGATGAGAACGGTCAATTCATTGGTTATGTAGGAACAAACAAGGTTGAACGGGATTATGGCGAATATATCTGGCGCATGTTCTCAACTAAAGCTCAGCGGGCTCAGATGGTTCTCTTTGTACCTACCGAGTTCTCGAATGCAGATATCGACCATAAGGGATTCGTATACGCCACCAACATTGATCCAGGTTCGAACGAGCCGATCAAGCGGTTGAATCCGTCGGGCGAGGATGTACTCAAACGATTCGGTTACTACGATGTCAAAGGGGACATCCGCTTCCGAAATAGTACCGGGCCATCCAAGTTAATTGATGTGAAGGTGTTAGGCAACGGCATGTACAGTGTGTTGGACGCCACGCAGAACCGAGTGTTTACTTATGATGATGAAGGCCATCTGCTGTATATCTACGGAGGCAAGGGTAACCAGGTCGGTACACTTAAGACCCCTGTTGCAATTGAGCAATCCGGTGATCATTCGTTAGTGCTGGATCGAGGCAAAAGCAATTTAGTGGTCTATGAGCCTACACGATTCGGTTCAACGGTGAATCAGGCTGTCGCTCTGCACTATCAGGGCGAGGACACGGAGGCGGTGCATCTCTGGAAAGAGGTGCTTAAGCTGAACGCTAACTATGATATTGCTTATATCGGCATTGGTAAGTCATTGCTGATGGAGAAGAAAAACGAAGAGGCTCTTGGTTACTTTGAGCTGGGCATGGATCGCAAGAGTTATTCTGTCGCATTCAAACGACATCGGAGAGAGGTCATGAAAGAGAATTTTGGCACATTTCTAACGGTTGCTATTGTGGCGGTCTTTGTTCTGATCCTTGTTCGATTGGCGGTTAAATGGAAACGGAGGAGGCAGATCGATCGTGAAGCAGGATTACATTAA